A window of Brachybacterium fresconis contains these coding sequences:
- a CDS encoding acyl-CoA dehydrogenase family protein — protein sequence MDFAVDDAMQGYLDAAAGVASQIAPDYQQRERDGFIDPQLRRQMGSCGLIAPELPRELGGRDERALTTGMITEQIARGDLTVAYVQVIGSLVGQILARTARPELAARWVPQITSGEDVVAIGLSEPNAGSDAGNPSMTARPQGGGWVLRGTKSMSFAMHAGAAVVFARTAPEGRGRGITAFLVELDRDGIQRRASPDVGTRAVGRGGIEFTDTWIPPDNLLGELGTGFTEVMQGFDFSRSLIGLQVIGAAQVTLEETWEYTGERTAFDQPLSSFQGVAFPLAEAETLLAAARLLCQKTLWLKDAGLEHTKEAAMCKWWAPKTAYDVIHQCLLSHGQYGYLSDRPIEQRMRDVLGLQIGDGTAQIMKLVIARHSVDRELAP from the coding sequence ATGGATTTCGCCGTCGACGACGCCATGCAGGGCTACCTCGACGCCGCGGCGGGGGTCGCCTCCCAGATCGCCCCCGACTACCAGCAGCGCGAACGCGACGGGTTCATCGACCCGCAGCTGCGCCGACAGATGGGATCGTGCGGGCTGATCGCCCCCGAGCTCCCCCGTGAGCTCGGCGGACGCGACGAGCGGGCGCTGACCACCGGCATGATCACCGAGCAGATTGCGCGGGGCGACCTCACCGTCGCCTACGTCCAGGTGATCGGCTCCCTGGTGGGGCAGATCCTGGCGCGTACGGCCCGCCCCGAGCTGGCGGCGCGCTGGGTCCCGCAGATCACCAGCGGCGAGGACGTCGTGGCGATCGGGCTCTCGGAGCCGAACGCCGGGTCCGACGCCGGCAATCCGTCGATGACCGCCAGACCGCAGGGCGGCGGCTGGGTGCTCCGCGGCACCAAGTCCATGTCCTTCGCGATGCACGCGGGAGCCGCCGTGGTGTTCGCCCGGACCGCCCCGGAGGGCCGCGGACGCGGCATCACCGCCTTCCTGGTGGAGCTGGATCGCGACGGGATCCAGCGCCGCGCCTCCCCGGATGTGGGGACCAGAGCCGTCGGCCGCGGCGGGATCGAGTTCACCGACACCTGGATCCCGCCGGACAACCTGCTCGGGGAGCTCGGCACCGGATTCACGGAGGTCATGCAGGGCTTCGACTTCTCCCGCTCCCTCATCGGCCTGCAGGTGATCGGCGCCGCCCAGGTCACGCTCGAGGAGACCTGGGAATACACCGGCGAGCGCACGGCCTTCGACCAGCCGCTGAGCTCCTTCCAGGGCGTCGCGTTCCCGCTGGCCGAGGCGGAGACCCTGCTGGCCGCAGCCCGTCTGCTGTGCCAGAAGACCCTGTGGCTGAAGGACGCCGGGCTGGAGCACACGAAGGAGGCCGCGATGTGCAAGTGGTGGGCGCCGAAGACGGCCTACGACGTCATCCACCAGTGCCTGCTCAGCCACGGCCAGTACGGCTATCTCAGCGACCGGCCGATCGAGCAGCGAATGCGCGACGTGCTCGGCCTGCAGATCGGCGACGGCACCGCCCAGATCATGAAGCTGGTCATCGCCCGCCACAGCGTCGACCGGGAGCTCGCACCGTGA
- a CDS encoding TetR/AcrR family transcriptional regulator has protein sequence MSGTDAAVAPAEAARAARSDARRWQILHAAAPLMERSGSQAVSMQSVAAMAGVSVGLIYRYFTGKQDLIQAVTEGVLDDIGRLVAEALEPEEDPVRQIAGAFAATCTVIRDNRQAVLLTYRESNTLDEAGRQVTKELEVRTVAPLRSAVDAAVEQGLLRPIHTELYSYDLLTVAHSWALKHWYFAPRVTFEEFVRSQTALVLSTAIHPDHRSRYCDLLGDLA, from the coding sequence ATGTCCGGCACCGACGCTGCCGTCGCCCCGGCCGAGGCCGCCCGCGCTGCGCGGTCCGATGCGCGCCGCTGGCAGATCCTGCACGCGGCCGCCCCTTTGATGGAGCGCAGCGGATCGCAGGCGGTCTCCATGCAGTCGGTCGCGGCTATGGCCGGAGTCTCCGTCGGCCTGATCTACCGGTACTTCACCGGCAAGCAGGACCTGATCCAGGCCGTGACCGAGGGCGTGCTCGATGACATCGGGCGGCTCGTCGCCGAGGCGCTGGAGCCGGAGGAGGACCCGGTCCGCCAGATCGCCGGCGCCTTCGCCGCCACCTGCACCGTCATCCGCGACAATCGCCAGGCGGTGCTGCTGACCTACCGCGAGTCGAACACCCTGGACGAGGCCGGGCGGCAGGTAACCAAGGAGCTGGAGGTCCGCACCGTCGCGCCCCTGCGCAGCGCCGTCGACGCCGCCGTCGAGCAGGGTCTGCTGCGCCCGATCCACACCGAGCTCTACTCCTACGACCTGCTGACGGTCGCCCACTCCTGGGCGCTGAAGCACTGGTACTTCGCTCCGCGGGTCACCTTCGAGGAGTTCGTCCGCTCCCAGACCGCGCTGGTGCTCTCCACGGCGATCCATCCGGACCACCGCAGCCGCTACTGCGATCTCCTCGGGGACCTCGCGTAG
- a CDS encoding TetR/AcrR family transcriptional regulator — MSTSKSLRQGSEQKRSAILRAARELFVTEGFDRSSVDAIAARAGVSKRTVYDYFGDKRSLLRAVLEDLGRSLLAAIRSSLRDTLAGITATDQLETALVDFSMRIATDWLDSSDYTTLRRLAHVDSDRPPRTRAPSLTDEPEEAIGEQLASLADVGLLEISDPRLAADHFIGLTFAATINRLGIANATEDDRFRPLVIEGVRAFLRAYRAG, encoded by the coding sequence ATGTCCACTTCGAAGTCGTTGCGCCAGGGGTCCGAGCAGAAACGGTCCGCCATCCTCCGCGCCGCTCGGGAACTGTTCGTCACCGAGGGGTTCGACCGCTCGAGCGTCGACGCGATCGCCGCCCGGGCCGGCGTGTCCAAACGGACCGTGTACGACTACTTCGGGGACAAGCGATCCCTGCTGCGGGCCGTCCTCGAGGACCTGGGCCGCTCTCTGCTCGCCGCGATCCGCAGCAGTCTGCGCGACACGCTCGCCGGGATCACCGCCACGGACCAGCTGGAGACCGCGCTGGTCGACTTCTCGATGCGGATCGCGACCGACTGGCTCGACTCGTCGGACTACACCACCCTGCGCCGGCTGGCCCACGTCGACTCCGACCGCCCGCCGCGCACGCGGGCGCCCTCGCTGACCGACGAGCCCGAGGAGGCCATCGGCGAGCAGCTCGCCTCCCTGGCCGACGTCGGGCTGCTCGAGATCTCCGACCCCCGTCTCGCCGCCGACCACTTCATCGGCCTGACCTTTGCAGCCACCATCAACAGGCTCGGCATCGCGAACGCCACCGAGGACGATCGCTTCCGCCCCCTCGTCATCGAGGGCGTGCGGGCGTTCCTGAGGGCATACCGCGCCGGGTGA
- a CDS encoding FAD-dependent monooxygenase: protein MTSSKRTSVLISGASIAGPALAYWLHRYGFEVTVVERAGSPRGGGYPIDVRGTAIEVVRRMGLLPRLQAASLRMERFTVLDADGEEVATLRPATMTKSVEGHDLELGRGELTAALYAAVHDDVEFLFDDSIDTLGEHGDGVDVTFRSGGRRRFDLVVGADGMHSHTRRLVFGAEEQFHHYLEYAFAVFSMPNTLQLSHELVLWNRPGRAAALYATGGDEDDVHAFVNFHLPAPPRDALRNPSAQRALVSEVYADAGWRVPAIIRAMQNAEDLFFDTAAQIRMPSWSTGRVALVGDAAYAPSFLTGQGSSLALVGAYMLAASLAAHQDHAAAFRAYERDTREFVTRNQALVDTGGAPLFPITDAALDQRNEALRDLDAMPPSTGDPAHTAQTLPPQIR, encoded by the coding sequence ATGACATCTTCGAAGCGCACATCCGTCCTGATCTCCGGGGCGAGCATCGCCGGTCCCGCGCTGGCGTACTGGCTGCATCGATACGGATTCGAGGTCACGGTCGTGGAGAGAGCGGGCTCCCCGCGCGGAGGCGGCTACCCGATCGACGTCCGGGGCACGGCGATCGAGGTGGTCCGGCGGATGGGACTGCTGCCCCGGCTGCAGGCCGCGAGCCTCCGGATGGAGCGGTTCACCGTCCTCGACGCCGACGGTGAGGAGGTGGCCACTCTCCGCCCGGCCACCATGACGAAGAGCGTCGAGGGCCATGATCTCGAGCTGGGGCGCGGAGAGCTGACCGCTGCCCTGTATGCGGCGGTGCACGACGACGTCGAGTTCCTCTTCGATGACTCGATCGACACGCTCGGCGAGCACGGTGACGGCGTCGATGTCACGTTCCGCAGCGGCGGCCGTCGTCGGTTCGATCTGGTGGTGGGTGCCGATGGCATGCATTCGCACACCCGACGCCTCGTCTTCGGCGCCGAGGAGCAGTTTCACCACTATCTCGAATACGCGTTCGCCGTGTTCTCGATGCCCAACACCCTCCAGCTCTCCCATGAGCTCGTGCTGTGGAACAGACCGGGACGCGCAGCGGCTCTGTACGCCACCGGTGGCGACGAGGACGACGTCCACGCCTTCGTGAACTTCCATCTGCCTGCGCCGCCGCGGGATGCGCTGCGGAATCCGTCCGCCCAGCGGGCTCTGGTGTCCGAGGTCTACGCCGATGCGGGCTGGAGGGTCCCGGCCATCATCCGGGCGATGCAGAACGCCGAGGACCTGTTCTTCGACACGGCCGCCCAGATCCGCATGCCGAGCTGGTCGACGGGCCGGGTCGCCCTCGTCGGCGATGCGGCGTACGCACCGTCGTTCTTGACCGGACAGGGCTCCAGTCTTGCTCTCGTCGGTGCCTACATGCTTGCCGCCTCCCTGGCCGCACACCAGGACCACGCAGCGGCCTTCCGAGCCTATGAGCGCGACACCCGGGAGTTCGTGACGAGGAACCAGGCGTTGGTCGACACCGGCGGCGCCCCGCTCTTCCCCATCACGGACGCCGCCCTCGACCAGCGCAACGAAGCCCTTCGAGATCTGGATGCCATGCCACCGTCCACCGGGGACCCCGCCCATACGGCCCAGACGCTGCCCCCACAGATCCGGTGA
- a CDS encoding MFS transporter, with protein MTSRLATPHTPLPAGRLRLVILAMSLGAFAIGTTEFASMGLLPQIAQDLEVSIPQAGMLITLYALGVVIGAPLVTIAAVRMPRARLLVLLIALIGLGNLLSAMAPDFSVLATARFVAGLPHGAYFGVASLVAANLSPAGRRARSVSLVMLGLTVATMIGVPASTALGQAMGWRTAYVIVVLIAAVSTMAIWRLVPEPPNTGSSGSTGSIRGELRALARVQVWFALGIGAIGFGGMFAVYSYIGEIVPGVMGLGERAVPLALLVFGVGMTVGNIVAGRLADRSLYGTIFLGMAGMALSLAVFALVAQNAVAGMILLFAIAVTSQQMGPSLQLFLLDASPDAPSLAAALHHSALNIGNSLGAALGAGVLAAGWGLLAPAWTGVVLAVLGLGIAGWSFAVHRRQQARAATSARATDAVSVPC; from the coding sequence ATGACGTCCCGTCTCGCGACGCCGCACACCCCGCTGCCCGCCGGCCGTCTGCGGCTGGTCATCCTGGCCATGTCGCTGGGCGCCTTCGCGATCGGCACCACCGAGTTCGCCAGCATGGGGCTGCTGCCGCAGATCGCACAGGACCTCGAGGTGTCCATCCCCCAGGCCGGCATGCTGATCACCCTGTACGCCCTGGGCGTGGTGATCGGCGCGCCGCTGGTGACGATCGCCGCCGTGCGGATGCCGCGCGCTCGATTGCTGGTGCTGCTGATCGCCCTGATAGGGCTCGGGAACCTGCTCTCGGCGATGGCCCCGGACTTCTCCGTGCTGGCCACCGCCCGCTTCGTCGCCGGGCTCCCCCACGGCGCCTACTTCGGCGTCGCCTCGCTGGTCGCCGCCAACCTCTCCCCCGCCGGCCGGCGCGCCCGCTCCGTGTCGCTGGTGATGCTGGGCCTGACGGTCGCCACCATGATCGGTGTCCCCGCCTCCACCGCGCTCGGTCAGGCGATGGGCTGGCGCACCGCCTATGTGATCGTCGTGCTGATCGCCGCGGTCTCCACCATGGCGATCTGGCGCCTGGTGCCCGAGCCCCCGAATACCGGATCCTCCGGCTCGACCGGCTCGATCCGCGGGGAGCTGCGGGCTCTGGCTCGCGTCCAGGTGTGGTTCGCGCTCGGCATCGGCGCCATCGGCTTCGGCGGCATGTTCGCCGTGTACAGCTACATCGGCGAGATCGTGCCGGGCGTGATGGGTCTGGGTGAGCGGGCGGTGCCGCTGGCGCTGCTGGTGTTCGGCGTCGGTATGACGGTGGGCAACATCGTCGCCGGGCGCCTGGCCGATCGCAGCCTGTACGGCACCATCTTCCTCGGCATGGCCGGCATGGCGCTCAGCCTGGCCGTGTTCGCGCTGGTCGCCCAGAACGCCGTCGCCGGGATGATCCTGCTGTTCGCGATCGCCGTGACCTCCCAACAGATGGGCCCCTCCCTGCAGCTGTTCCTGCTGGACGCCTCCCCTGACGCACCGTCGCTGGCCGCGGCGCTGCACCACTCCGCACTGAACATCGGCAACTCCCTGGGCGCCGCGCTCGGTGCGGGCGTGCTCGCCGCGGGGTGGGGGCTGTTGGCGCCCGCGTGGACCGGCGTGGTCCTCGCGGTCCTCGGGCTGGGGATCGCCGGCTGGTCGTTCGCCGTCCACCGTCGCCAGCAGGCACGGGCTGCGACGAGCGCCCGGGCGACGGACGCGGTCTCCGTGCCCTGCTGA
- a CDS encoding TetR/AcrR family transcriptional regulator: protein MTPTGQRIVEAAEDLFYHRGITAVGVDLVAEHSGASKRTLYNQFGSKEHLVAAYLSARDARWRALTEAEVAACGDAVDAVTAPFVALQKWSRTSSRGCAFLNALAELPDPDDPARRIALEQKRWLRDLFARLAEEAGATAPGELATQLLLLHEGALATLPLGQEDLSAGTELARALTRASIPSA, encoded by the coding sequence ATGACGCCGACGGGGCAGCGCATCGTCGAGGCCGCGGAGGACCTCTTCTACCACCGCGGAATCACGGCAGTGGGCGTCGATCTCGTCGCCGAGCACTCCGGAGCGTCCAAGCGCACCCTCTACAACCAGTTCGGCTCCAAGGAGCACCTGGTGGCGGCCTACCTCAGCGCCCGTGACGCCCGCTGGCGCGCCCTCACAGAGGCCGAGGTGGCCGCGTGCGGGGACGCGGTCGACGCCGTCACCGCACCCTTCGTCGCCCTGCAGAAGTGGAGCCGGACGAGCTCCCGCGGCTGCGCCTTCCTCAACGCCCTGGCCGAGCTTCCTGACCCGGACGACCCGGCCCGCAGGATCGCCCTGGAGCAGAAGCGCTGGCTGCGGGACCTCTTCGCCCGCCTGGCGGAGGAGGCCGGGGCGACGGCGCCCGGCGAGCTGGCCACGCAGCTCCTCCTGCTCCACGAGGGCGCTCTCGCGACGTTGCCCCTGGGGCAGGAGGACCTGAGTGCGGGCACCGAGCTGGCTCGCGCCCTCACCCGAGCGAGCATCCCGAGCGCCTGA
- a CDS encoding zinc-binding dehydrogenase — protein MTIPEKMTAVRIVAHGGPDVLELAEVPVPVPAAGEVLVEVRAVALNNTDLWTRQGAYGTPEDPEALAGWRGPLDFPRIQGADVAGIIIAVGPGGDAGLEGRRVVIDPAIYDADGPQANPVGLMGSERDGGYAQHVIAPVRQVHDVTGSSLSDAQLASLPTAYGTALGMIERGGVREGETVLVTGASGGVGLALVQLAAARGARVLAVSSGSKLEAVRSAGADAVVDRAQDIVGQVRAAADGGVDVVLDVVAGDLVGEGLSLLHEGGRWVIAGALGGHGVGFDVRRLYLHNAQIVGSSMHTREHFALLMDIARGAQVQPVIAATYPLDQAARAQEELGRRHHVGKIVLDPREAAPPA, from the coding sequence ATGACCATTCCGGAGAAGATGACAGCAGTGCGGATCGTGGCGCACGGAGGCCCGGACGTGCTGGAGCTCGCGGAGGTGCCCGTCCCCGTTCCGGCGGCGGGCGAGGTGCTGGTGGAGGTGCGCGCGGTCGCGCTGAACAACACCGACCTCTGGACCCGCCAGGGGGCATACGGCACGCCGGAGGATCCCGAGGCGCTCGCCGGGTGGCGCGGCCCTCTCGACTTCCCTCGCATCCAGGGCGCTGACGTGGCCGGCATCATCATCGCGGTCGGCCCGGGCGGCGACGCGGGGCTCGAGGGTCGCCGGGTGGTGATCGATCCGGCGATCTACGACGCCGACGGCCCGCAGGCGAATCCCGTGGGCCTGATGGGCAGCGAGCGGGACGGCGGCTATGCCCAGCACGTCATCGCACCGGTCCGTCAGGTCCACGACGTCACCGGCTCCTCGCTCTCGGACGCCCAGCTCGCCTCTCTTCCCACCGCCTACGGCACCGCGCTGGGGATGATCGAGCGCGGAGGCGTCCGCGAGGGGGAGACCGTGCTGGTCACCGGGGCGTCCGGCGGTGTGGGCCTTGCCCTGGTGCAGCTCGCCGCCGCCCGCGGCGCCCGGGTGCTCGCCGTCAGCAGCGGCTCGAAGCTCGAGGCTGTCCGCAGCGCCGGGGCCGATGCCGTGGTCGATCGCGCGCAGGACATCGTCGGGCAGGTGCGCGCCGCAGCCGACGGGGGCGTCGACGTCGTGCTCGACGTGGTGGCCGGCGATCTCGTGGGGGAGGGGCTCTCCCTCCTGCACGAGGGTGGCCGATGGGTGATCGCCGGGGCCCTCGGCGGTCATGGCGTGGGCTTCGACGTGCGCCGCCTCTACCTGCACAACGCCCAGATCGTCGGCTCCAGCATGCACACGCGGGAACACTTCGCACTGCTGATGGACATCGCCCGTGGGGCTCAGGTCCAGCCCGTCATCGCGGCCACCTACCCGCTGGACCAGGCGGCCCGCGCGCAGGAGGAGCTGGGCCGGCGCCACCACGTCGGCAAGATCGTTCTGGATCCGCGGGAGGCAGCACCGCCGGCATGA
- a CDS encoding MFS transporter, whose product MTDTPTSTETTTAPTTTPTASPRAAWLTLIVVLLADAMDLMDATITNVAAPSIVQDLGVGDDVIPWLGAAYALALGSLLVLGGRLGDRFGQRRTFLVGLIGFMAGSALAGLAPTAGALIAARVVQGTFGALLIPQGMAIMAATFSKPMLRTAFAVFAPMLGVFAVAGPIVGGLLIDADLFGLAWRPIFLMNVVLGGIALVLALRHLPAVPPHRSVRIDARGSALLGTALFGLLFGLLTGASQGWGPVTIASTLLGGALLAAFAIRQVRTPDPLLPRQLLANRGFTSGLVVGLCVFAGFSGLMYVISLFFQLGLGYTPTQASLNLIPLTIGIIAGSGIANALILSLGRRVVLLGMLTTLLGTGVLLLIVLTAGLEATWWQNLIATSIIGTAAGISFNSVFNTALGNVQPEEAGSASGSLSAIQQVANGIGSALVTTIFLGNLAAGTIPAMTITLVIILVMAATCLLALPLLPRTAVMLED is encoded by the coding sequence ATGACCGACACCCCCACCTCCACCGAGACCACCACCGCCCCCACCACCACGCCGACGGCATCCCCGCGCGCCGCCTGGCTGACCCTCATCGTCGTGCTGCTCGCCGACGCCATGGACCTGATGGACGCGACCATCACCAATGTGGCCGCCCCGTCGATCGTCCAGGACCTCGGCGTCGGCGACGACGTCATCCCCTGGCTGGGCGCCGCGTACGCCCTGGCCCTCGGGTCCCTGCTCGTCCTCGGCGGCCGACTGGGGGACAGGTTCGGCCAGCGCCGCACCTTCCTCGTCGGGCTGATCGGCTTCATGGCCGGCTCCGCCCTCGCCGGCCTCGCACCGACCGCGGGAGCCCTCATCGCCGCCCGCGTCGTGCAGGGGACCTTCGGGGCGCTGCTGATCCCGCAGGGGATGGCGATCATGGCCGCAACCTTCTCCAAGCCCATGCTGCGCACGGCGTTCGCGGTCTTCGCCCCGATGCTCGGAGTCTTCGCCGTGGCCGGGCCGATCGTCGGCGGTCTGCTGATCGATGCCGACCTGTTCGGTCTCGCCTGGCGCCCGATCTTCCTGATGAACGTCGTCCTGGGCGGCATCGCCCTGGTCCTCGCGCTCCGTCACCTGCCCGCCGTCCCGCCGCACCGCTCGGTGCGGATCGACGCCCGGGGAAGCGCACTGCTCGGCACGGCTCTGTTCGGACTCCTGTTCGGGCTGCTCACCGGGGCATCGCAGGGGTGGGGGCCGGTCACGATCGCCAGCACCCTCCTCGGCGGCGCGCTGCTGGCGGCGTTCGCGATCCGTCAGGTCCGCACCCCGGATCCCCTGCTGCCACGGCAGCTGCTCGCCAACCGCGGGTTCACCTCGGGCCTGGTCGTGGGGCTGTGCGTCTTCGCCGGGTTCAGCGGCCTGATGTACGTCATCAGCCTGTTCTTCCAGCTCGGGCTCGGATACACCCCCACCCAGGCGTCGCTGAACCTCATCCCCCTGACGATCGGGATCATCGCCGGCTCCGGGATCGCCAATGCCCTCATCCTCTCCCTCGGCCGACGTGTGGTGCTCCTCGGGATGCTGACCACGCTACTGGGTACCGGTGTGCTGCTCCTGATCGTCCTCACGGCCGGCCTGGAGGCCACCTGGTGGCAGAACCTCATCGCGACCAGCATCATCGGCACCGCCGCGGGAATCAGCTTCAACTCCGTGTTCAACACCGCCCTGGGCAACGTGCAGCCGGAGGAGGCCGGCTCCGCCAGTGGCTCCCTCAGCGCCATCCAGCAGGTCGCCAACGGCATCGGGTCCGCCCTCGTGACCACGATCTTCCTCGGCAATCTGGCTGCGGGGACGATCCCGGCGATGACCATCACGCTGGTCATCATCCTCGTCATGGCCGCCACCTGCCTCCTGGCGCTCCCGCTCCTCCCGCGCACGGCGGTGATGCTCGAGGACTAG
- a CDS encoding TetR/AcrR family transcriptional regulator produces MSRPEPVSRRERPAKPALSRAAIVDAAMAVLEQDGIGKLTMRRVAAELDTGPASLYVYVANTTELHALLLDRLLGSLDLTWDEVEPWRDRLHRVLADYVELVSREAGLARAALFVWPDGPHYLDLVELILRLLLAAGVDERTAAWGVDLLLQHAGASVAEWSTRAADSGQRLEDVAAQLDAADPERNPVLGSFDTALFTQGHHTTRTLWALEAVITGILDVRFPSAS; encoded by the coding sequence ATGAGTCGCCCCGAGCCCGTGAGCCGCCGTGAGCGCCCGGCGAAGCCTGCGCTGTCCCGTGCGGCGATCGTCGATGCGGCGATGGCCGTGCTCGAGCAGGACGGCATCGGCAAGCTGACCATGCGTCGGGTGGCCGCCGAGCTCGACACCGGACCGGCCTCGCTGTACGTGTACGTCGCCAACACGACCGAGCTGCACGCCCTGCTTCTCGATCGGCTGCTCGGCTCCCTCGATCTGACGTGGGACGAGGTCGAGCCGTGGCGCGATCGGCTCCACCGGGTGCTGGCCGACTATGTGGAGCTGGTCTCCCGGGAGGCGGGGCTGGCGCGAGCGGCTCTGTTCGTCTGGCCCGACGGTCCGCACTATCTCGACCTGGTCGAGCTGATCTTGCGCCTGCTGCTGGCCGCCGGCGTCGATGAGCGGACGGCCGCGTGGGGCGTGGACCTCCTGCTGCAGCACGCCGGTGCCTCCGTGGCCGAGTGGTCCACGCGCGCCGCGGATTCCGGCCAGCGTCTCGAGGACGTCGCGGCTCAGCTGGATGCGGCGGACCCGGAGCGGAACCCGGTCCTGGGCTCGTTCGACACCGCGCTGTTCACCCAGGGCCACCACACCACGCGCACGCTGTGGGCGCTCGAGGCCGTCATCACCGGGATCCTGGACGTCCGCTTCCCGTCGGCCTCCTGA
- a CDS encoding SDR family NAD(P)-dependent oxidoreductase gives MSDSTTSPDHPTTVLITGANKGLGYETARRLGALGWRVLLGARDETRGREAADALAADGADVAFVALDVTSDASVAAALEAVGETTDRLDVLINNAGITGEQVGPMDELITPENTLPRHLLPVLDVNVLGPLRVTRASLPLLRAAGDPRVVMVSSGAGSLTHMTDPSRPEAQRAHLMYPTSKTALNMLTVQYANGIPDVRFNLADPGFTETDLNHHQGTQTVTEGTDAIVELATASPGPTRQYRDRHGVVPW, from the coding sequence ATGAGCGATTCGACGACATCCCCTGACCATCCGACCACCGTCCTGATCACCGGCGCCAACAAGGGCCTGGGCTACGAGACGGCCCGCCGGCTCGGTGCCCTCGGCTGGCGCGTGCTCCTGGGCGCCCGGGACGAGACCCGCGGGCGAGAGGCCGCGGATGCCCTCGCCGCCGATGGCGCGGACGTGGCCTTCGTCGCCCTCGACGTCACCTCCGACGCCTCGGTCGCCGCGGCCCTCGAGGCCGTCGGCGAGACCACGGACAGGCTCGACGTCCTCATCAACAACGCCGGGATCACGGGGGAGCAGGTCGGCCCGATGGATGAGCTGATCACCCCGGAGAACACGCTGCCCCGCCATCTCCTCCCCGTGCTCGACGTCAACGTGCTCGGACCCCTCCGCGTCACCCGTGCGAGCCTGCCGCTGCTGCGCGCGGCGGGGGACCCGCGCGTGGTCATGGTCTCCAGCGGCGCCGGGTCCCTGACCCACATGACGGACCCGTCGCGGCCCGAGGCGCAGCGGGCCCACCTGATGTATCCCACGTCCAAGACGGCCCTGAACATGCTGACCGTGCAGTACGCGAACGGGATCCCGGACGTCCGGTTCAACCTGGCCGACCCCGGCTTCACCGAGACGGATCTGAATCACCACCAGGGCACCCAGACGGTCACCGAGGGCACCGACGCCATCGTCGAGCTGGCCACCGCCTCGCCCGGACCGACCCGGCAGTACCGTGACCGCCACGGCGTGGTCCCGTGGTGA
- a CDS encoding M24 family metallopeptidase: MSTAHGKSTAHDMSAAHDRSDPVVPTYSDAERERRWGLLRSVMHRAGLDAMLVFGEHEDSGPAPFAYDAWITNDRPGMTVLVPRDGDPISLLPMEMFSKDHLESARRGESLWIAPENLRTPRDSRVVIATLHELGLARAAIGVVGLEPYPPWHPEGIMPYGLWSTVLAEFPEADFRPVGALLSRLIMPLGAEEIAVVRRSAAIGDAMARAMVEAAAPGVPESAVYAAGMAAGYARGTTPAAMHFWSGPAPLASGLPPWSYRPQAPRVLADGDVISAEVFAHVAGRHTQHQVTITLGPPHEDLRRAADVAREAYDAGLAALRPGRTFGDVVEDLRGPYRAAGGWEFGPAIHTLNPMIAAAGFPVEASRRRAGADAYPPETDRPTMAADMVLEPGMTFALEPNYAYGRHLAYLGGTVLVTDDEPLELNPYTARLLRAGGG; encoded by the coding sequence ATGTCCACAGCGCACGGCAAGTCCACAGCGCACGACATGTCCGCAGCGCACGACAGGAGCGATCCCGTCGTGCCGACCTACTCGGATGCCGAACGCGAACGACGCTGGGGCCTGCTGCGCTCCGTCATGCACCGCGCGGGGCTCGACGCGATGCTCGTGTTCGGCGAGCACGAGGACTCCGGGCCCGCTCCGTTCGCCTACGACGCGTGGATCACCAACGACAGGCCGGGGATGACGGTGCTCGTTCCCCGCGACGGCGACCCGATCTCGCTGCTGCCGATGGAGATGTTCTCCAAGGACCACCTCGAATCCGCCCGCCGGGGCGAGAGCCTCTGGATCGCGCCGGAGAACCTGCGGACGCCCCGCGACTCCCGCGTCGTCATCGCCACGCTCCACGAGCTGGGACTGGCGCGGGCCGCGATCGGCGTCGTCGGCCTGGAGCCCTATCCGCCCTGGCACCCTGAGGGGATCATGCCCTACGGGCTGTGGAGCACCGTGCTGGCAGAGTTCCCCGAGGCGGACTTCCGCCCGGTCGGAGCGCTTCTGTCACGGCTCATCATGCCGCTGGGCGCCGAGGAGATCGCCGTCGTGCGCCGTTCGGCCGCCATCGGCGATGCGATGGCTCGGGCCATGGTCGAGGCAGCCGCTCCCGGCGTTCCGGAGTCTGCGGTGTACGCGGCCGGGATGGCCGCAGGCTATGCGCGCGGCACCACCCCGGCGGCGATGCACTTCTGGAGCGGTCCCGCCCCGCTCGCCTCGGGACTGCCGCCGTGGAGCTACCGTCCGCAGGCTCCCCGGGTCCTGGCCGACGGCGACGTCATCTCGGCGGAGGTGTTCGCGCACGTCGCCGGTCGGCACACCCAGCACCAGGTCACCATCACCCTGGGCCCGCCGCACGAGGACCTCCGCCGCGCTGCGGACGTGGCCCGGGAGGCCTATGACGCCGGCCTGGCCGCGCTCCGTCCCGGCCGCACCTTCGGCGACGTCGTGGAGGATCTCCGCGGCCCGTACCGCGCCGCCGGAGGCTGGGAGTTCGGCCCGGCGATCCACACCCTCAACCCGATGATCGCCGCCGCCGGCTTCCCGGTCGAGGCCAGCCGGCGCAGGGCCGGCGCGGATGCCTATCCGCCCGAGACCGACCGGCCCACCATGGCCGCCGACATGGTGCTGGAGCCGGGGATGACCTTCGCCCTGGAGCCCAACTACGCCTACGGGCGGCACCTGGCGTACCTCGGCGGCACCGTGCTGGTGACGGACGACGAACCGCTCGAGCTGAACCCGTACACCGCCCGGCTCCTCCGCGCCGGGGGAGGGTGA